The Ictidomys tridecemlineatus isolate mIctTri1 unplaced genomic scaffold, mIctTri1.hap1 Scaffold_147, whole genome shotgun sequence DNA window CACTCTTCTGGACATAAAAGAGGACATAGGCACACTGACTCAGGACACAAGCAGTGTCACAGGCCACTACCTTAGCATCGTCCATTTTGTACCACTGGCCATTGCCAGCTTTTATGTAACAATAGTAGTGTCCACTGCGACAACTCACCCCAGCATGGACCAGCACAGCATAGAGGGCATACACCAGTGGGCCTCTGCCCTGCTGAGACATGTATGGCTACATGTCAAGACACTCAGGATAGCGCACGTGCTTAGCAATTTTTTCCCCTGTGAGATCCGAGAACCGTTTCAATACAAGCATAAGAACTTTTGGTGCCTTCTGCAGGGTCAGGGTCTTGCAGGCTGGCCTCTTCTTCTGACAAACACCACACTGGTAGGCGTTCTCCCCTTCCAGCCACTCAGGCTTCACCGAGTGCTCCAGTGCATGCTGCACACTGGGAGCTGCCGTGATGTCTAGCATAATGTCCAGGTAGGGGTCAAAAGTGTCTGAAAGGCCACAGCAGTGGAGACACTTGATTTGCGATCTCCAGCACCCTCCAAATATCTGGTGCATGAGGGTAGGGTCCTTGGGGTGAGCACCTGGCTGCTTGTGCCCACGCAGACATGCTTTCTGCATGGCATGGAGAGTAAAGAGCAGAAATTCATGGGCATCTTCTTGCCAGGAAGTGTGGAAGCCGTGAACCAAAGCAGGCAGGGGCTGAATGACATCCCCAGGGTGGCGGAGAGCCCGTGTCATGTGGGCTTGCATCACACACAGCACGCAGACCCTTTGACGAGGACAGCATTGGCAGTGCTCCTGGGACAGCATGTAGTTGGCCAGGGGAGGTGTGTATGTCAGGCACTGCAGGGCTGCATTCATGTAGCAAGTGTTTCCCATGTTCTACAGCCCAGCACCAGCTGTGGACGGTCTCTGCCAGTTCAGACAAAGTTTCCCTCTAGGAGCCAGCAGTGGCCCCACAGGAGATGAATTCTTATTCAAGTGTGCATCAGGGCAAGGTGACAATGATGACTCTGCAGGTAGAGAAGGACCCAAATGAGCTTTAGCATCAGCTGCATTTGATGAACATTCAGATTTTATACAGTCATGAAACTGAGACTCACCTCCACAGTGGAGTGAAGCTGTCTCCATGTCTCCAGGAGCAGTGACCACCAGGTTTCCCTGCTGAATCTCGAGAGGGGAGAGCTTCTCCTTCAGAGCTGGCCTTCAAATGACAGCCTGGTCCATGTTTTCAGCCTTTTatagctcagcctcctgaccacACCCACTAACTTCCTGCCAGATCCACCAATCACCTGTAAGTACTTAATTGAATTAGGGATTTGGGTGTGGCCAGTTCACTTCCTGGAGAGACTGGTAGACTCTTTTCCCTGTTTGTGAATCCCAGgagcatttttttaagagagagagagagagagagagagagagagagagagagagagagagaatttttaatatttatttattttttttcagttttcagtggacacagcatctttattttatttttatgtggtactgaggatcaaacccagtgccacgcacatgccaggcaagcgctgttaccgcctgagccacatccacagcccaagaAGTATTTTTATAACCACATTTCATAAGCATTTTGAGGTGTGCACATATTCATAGTGGTAATatcttaattaaaatgtttttacttattaaaatatgtattttaaatttttaaacaacttttctgagaaaaagatacattttatttccttctcaatAAACCAAGTCATGCTGGACGTGTCCTGACACATTTCCATGATGGTTTTGAATTCAAAAGGAAGTCCTTTAGGAATATGCCTGCTTTTCTTTGGGAGAAATATCAAGGAGGCATGGGATAAGATTTTTATTATGTTCAAGATAATGTTCCTTCCAGTACTCATGTATCTTATGTACAGACTTCTCCACCCAAATGTCAGTACTTATAGCGGGTCATAAATAGTTTAAATGAGATTAATGGACTAAATCTGATTCATTCTCTGTTCATTCTCTGATTCCTTACCTCTGTCGAATTTCATTCCTCAGTGGAATGATCTGGAACATAGTTTGAAATGTATTTGTCTACCTCTGTTGGCTTATAAAATGGACAGCCTTCTGTGTGTGCAGCTTGTGGAGGGCTCTGAAGGAAAACATGGAACCCACCTCTCTGCCCAGGGTGGGGACCAAGTATTGACAGATATAATCAAAATCTGGAAGCCAGAGAAGAATTACAAATAATATATTGCCTGAGGGCAGAAGGACCCATGCAAAGGTGAGCATAGGAAGTGCTGTGGGGAGCCACATTGAATGATCacaccttccagtcctgatgcCTCAGATTCTAACCAAACACTGCATTTGCTGTGGCTTGGGTGGGGTCCTGCTCAGATAGTAAGGGGTCTTCTTTGTGGGATGTGCCCCTAAGGTTGAATTATACTCACCTCTCCCTTGTAGTCCTGCCCTTCTGCCCTTTTTGGGTAGAACTTTCAAAGAACAAAAGTCTCCCCCAAAAAACTCACTTCCAAACATGCTATCTCTCTCGTgattttctcttgctctccctttgGGTACCTGAGGCTAAGAGCTGGGGAAGCTGTCCTCaagcttgtgtaaaggtaaattgtgtctgtgttttatttaatatCCCTGAAAATTCACAGGAGCGATCGGAAGTTCAGCTGTCTGTGCTGGTCAGGGGCAGCAGGAGGTGCCTGAAGCCAGGGACCATTCCCAGTGATTTTCCAAGTAGATTTGGTTGTAAATGCTTAAGAAATTTACTGAACCGTGTTTTGGGGTTGTAGAAGAAGCAGGCAGTCAGAGAGCCAGGGACGTTAAAGAAATAGTGGGATATTCCAcgtcctcaaaaaaagaaatttacttaaTGATCCTGGAGACTCTAATCAAGCAGAGAGGAAAACAGGTCGGGAGGGCCCAGCTGGTTCAATTCCTGTTAACAGTTAATGATGTAAGCCCATGGTTGCGTGAGGAAGAGTCACCAGATTTGTGTACTTGGGAGAGGCTAGGGAGAAAATTGTCTAAAATCTGCTTCTCTGCCAAGTTATCTAAAAGTaacagtagaaaatattttaaaagtctggaCTGTTTTAGGAATGTGTCCTGGAGGATTGAGAGGAAGACCAATGGTTTTTGGAAGACTTGTTAAAAGGGCACCAGAAAGCTACTAGAAGTTTGGAGCAGGAGAAGCAGCCTGAGGCTgcaatcatgtgattttttttccatctatacCAGGACTTAGAGTTGAGTCAATTCTCTCCCACTCTGTAGCTTGCAAACCTCAGAGAGAGGGCCTCAGGGCAAGACCTAAAACCAAGCCTTCAGTAAGAGCTGAACCAGACACAACCAGTGATTTAGAAGGGCACCATCCAAACTTCATGGTGGGGGCATGTACTAGAGAGGAAGCCAGCCCTGATTGGATTTCTGTGAGGTTGATTCAAGATGGAGGGGAAGAAAATGGACAGGAAGACACTCATGAAGATGAGCCACAGTCTGAGCAAACTCAGTCAGAAGGTGAGAATGAGCTAGAGGAGGGTTTTGGTAGATTACCTCTGGCTGGCCCTGTGCCTGCTATTTGGATTCGGCCACTCTCCTCCTGGAGTATGAGGTTTAATAAGTACTCTGAATTGGCAGTAGGCATGCTTATGCTTCTCCAATGTGGCCTTAGAATAGTGCTGGAAGCAGGGGAGGACATTACAGGGTTTTAAGTTTTTCCAGTCTTTGAGCAGGTTAATAAGCAAAACCAGCCTGTCCCCATGATGCTGTAGTTCCTTTTAAGACTCTAAAGGAGCTCAAAAGCACTTGCTGTACTTATGGTCCAAAGTCAGCCTTTGTTCAAAGTCAGCTGATTCCTTATGCAATGAGCCCTTACTCCATGTGACTGGATTTCAGTGGCCAAAGATTGTTGATCAGGGGTGACTACCTTTTTGGTGGTTTCACTGGACTGATAATTGCATTGAACAAGCTGAGAGAAACTGGAGGCAAGGCTTTGATGTCCCTTTGGTGAAGTCAACTGGAACTGGAGAATTTTCAGATTTAGAAAGGCAGTTAAATTATGATCTGGCCATATATGATGAAATTACTGCATGTGCCAAAAGGGCATGGAGAGAGCTACCTAATCAGAATCAATCAACCTTGGATTTTAGTCCAATCAAACAGAGACACAGGAGCCACTTACATATTTCACAGCAGGTCTATACCAGGCAGCAAACAGATCAAGAGGAGACTTGAATGCCTCTGAATTCCTAGTCAGGCAGCTAGCATTTAAAAACCAATAAAGTTTTTCAAGAAGTCCTCTGACCCCAATAGGAAAAGGGGACTGAGTCTGAGTTCATTCGCCTTTGTGAAGATGTGGGTTCCACACAGCTACAGGGCTTAATGCTCGCCTAGGCTCTGAAGCAGGTACTACAACCTCAGGCTGGGAGAGCCATTCTCGCAGGCATTGTTTCAGTTGTGGTAGAACTGGGCCTATGGCTCAGGACTGCTTGTCTCCGCACAATAGGGCAGAGACTCAGAAACTGATGTGACACCATTTTTGAGAAAGCAGCCTCTACCttagagcaaagcctgtccaaggaagggggcatgacccttgtccttggaaaaatccaGAGAGCTCCTAGGCACATAACCACCCTGCTGAGTAGTTTATGTACAAATAACAGGGGATATCTCCTGCACCAGGTGTCCTTGACTCAGTTAatctaggtgaggacccatagcaatgccctagcaaccaccaatcagcatgagacagggaaaatacctgggatgccagatgaccctcccagtagtttatggtggttaataacatgttgggaaaccatgtagttcagcatgaacaccccttgtggcctaaaccaatcagttcaaacaaatcctcctcttgtactaaccaattacctctacccaacttgttcccgccagtgaatgtgctaatcctgttttagagttgttgtttgattttcccacagtgtgtgatgatttgctaagagttgctataatgtatgtgaagtcccttccttccccaaagagtgtataaaactgctgcaaaccctgggctcagggcctctcagcgtcaccattTGCTGTGTGCgcagaggactgagctagctcacaataaatgcctctttgctgctaacatcaatcttggtctctgtTGGTCTTTTGGGATCCAGAAATCAAGCATAACAAGACCTCTCTTGGTTTGTGCAGACAGTGCTGCCAGAGAGATGATCACATAGCATGGAAAGATTTGGGTAGATATGGCAGCAGGTCCCAGCCACTTCTGACCTCACTTCTGTCTTCTTCAGCCTTGCCAGCTTGTATCTACTACCAGCTGACTCCATAGAGACACAGCCAACCTTGGGAGTAACTCTAATGCTTGAAATAGGGCCACAAGGAGTCCCTAGTGGGCCATTACTGACAAATACTGATACCGATGTTGACTGGTGAcaagttcttgcttccccaatgttgaagaataacaccagaaaagcacacgccaaggcaaggtcagagtagaaattagaagtttattaaaggacagcagaaaagacttctcctggaggaagaaggggacccaaaaggtggaatttgtggaagtgcagttgtctcccctttttatagatttggtgatggaatgtaggttggagggccccaggggtgggacacaggtgggccaaaagggcaggaagaacttttgggatgggcttatcacttctctgggatgggctatctccaaatctgttgggggctgttcattaatacttctttgaggtggactttggcctagggcctttgggggacttcattaacattccatgaattgtcctgtgttttccctgagtcattcccagcatggcctccattttagatttcattcCACATTAGACCTGATtaacctaactacactgactacctaactttaaatttgacttcattcccccctctaatttgggaactccttactgctgtaaggaaaggaggcaaagaaaatctttctggcttcttcaggctgaaaagggacaatgtgtggggcaagcagtttggagtccccctttaaaaatcgggtctatcaAGTGATCCATGATAAAAGTCTGATTGAGAAGtcataggctggagggccatttgagtgatgggtggtctataagagaaacaagaattcattagtctggaaccagattgatgcagcaataaatcccatagcacaggaatatgccaatgagtatgatggcaaagacaaagactaacaatgttttccaccaggaagtaccaagaaccaggagctaagatattgtttccatgacaaagttgctgaggacatggcttatatctgagcatgtaaatccttaaggatatttgtcacattgccagaaatgtcaaagatgtaaacacaacatttaacttttagggttacagatgtcctttcccttaagatatagtttaataatttaatgtcatctgatcttgcaaaatccttttactagtatgacctctgtgtctaagagaaatctttaattctgttacttagggctggatactcatactagcaaacaccaagcctacctgtgtaggttaggaatatctgtgggccttaaactaaaaactactctggcagtttcttttgatagttatcaggcattcctacctaagaatctcttttgcagcctccagtttacttattattggaggttacatttaactattattatcatttaaaatgcccaggaatagctgtgttttggctttgcctgtctttgctaagtgtttaagatgaagcaagtcaaactgacttttgtttctatctattgttaacagtcagctgagttatCCTGGGAGTCCTCAGGAACTTCACAGcaacttctcagttctgctagtgccatttgcgctaggatgggtccaggccttgcttgaccatgtggcttccctcagaagcatcagggatgtttcccttttctgatgaccctcctcttcacagcaaatgcactgattggctttctgtcctccactggtctcattaatctccctgatcaggaggttatgtggcctagagttgcagagctctttggagaagtcccctatttcctgattcagactgactcagagggcaagagccaaatttttaattttaaaacttaatcttaaacatctagcaaataagttaacagccttatattaagagcactgggctttaatgtctatctctctatcctgtaggtgataacttcttgtcttaaattaacccaggttgtgagttcttaaatcagtacctctgcaaaacattaacagggcaatctttagaccatttataagaaaactacaaaataaaattatcaagagtaaaaacatttagttcatataatagctaccttgaattttggtggagtatatcccctgtttgagatcctggcaattgtgacaaaaaccaacttttggacacaactttaaatgtactgatatctggcctacttctttcatagtcactttcacatgagAGGGGACATAGAGCTTTATCTCAAGTAAGTCGGGGCTCCTCATAAATCTTAAATACTGTAGTTCTGAAACTGATCTTTGcctttttaaacatcattttacaaagcctacataaattgttgctcaagttcacatgaatattagctaacacaacataatatcacatctaaaacatgaattaaagaaaggctgaaagcttttaagcttttgtagaaaagtagcaaagtacttttgtgttttgcaataaaacctttacatagattaggctctcattaacttaaaaatacatttaaattgtatctcagtgtaaaaagtaacatggaactttacataacttGTTGATAATAAGTACAGTTacagaacacaaatgatataaataaatttccaacatgtttttcttttaagcctaaaattaccatacaattttAGAACATCAGCTttatataatgctctttctaaagcttctaccttacagacttgtatacctggaagatatgaacacattaatggcaccaattacattgatgtttttatattaaccaagtttagcttttaaaaaaataacatagcacaattctctaaaacaacagcacttgtttaaccagttgtttaatttctttaagattacttgctcaaaaacttacacttataagcaacttacacagaccttctttatatcatttacttaaaccctcttaattacttaatcatatagactcttatccagaaacacattttccctctattaattccatacctagaaccttctagtttctcttttttaatctgttaacctccttctgttcacattttgaaacaatacttgtaaatttttgaatttaagcagatttaacattttattagggccttctttgaacacctagaaaaacttataagcttaattttaagacattttttctatttaccaaatttaaattgagccatttgaatcatgtgaataaaaaatatttggatccattttttaaattttttatgagtgctcctcatatatctATCAATTGTCATATCATttcatgatatatggacatacacacatacagacataccgacatacaacatgtaacacaagtgtaacacaacacaatagtaaaggccttctAGCTTTttaggtgaaatctcattgcaatgtttaaaaaaactccacaattgatcaaaaatagaacttaccagaaaaacattaacttgtctgtaggatcaaaatcatgagctcaaaaaaaaaaaaaatacagaatctaagaaaaaagaaaaagtcctctttggtttaatctagtttgagttcccataaagacacttttactctttttttccccttgggccTCAGATCTGTCTTCTACTGAGTGCTCcaggcttcttctatttgcatatcaatttaagtcctggctgaggtctggaaggaactgggaaaactggaattttGAGCAGAAActtcatgcctaaggcattttaaccataagtcacaattttcaggtttggatgttgaaaattatgatacaagtttaagatacaattcacaaaatttcatctttatatcttcctacactagaaaaacttgctcacacaaaactgaaaataggatcttaataatataaaagctaccacagaagaaattttttCAGGATCATTAAGCCACTTTCTTcgttctgaagttcctaaagtagtattaagttacattaaatcacctgaaaaagttttaaaaagaaccacacactaccatgtgtatccaaaattaagcttaaaaaatttccaagactgttgctattTAATGTCAATTTAATAAGTCAGACCAAcgttttaattcaacactttttcctaaatcttacacagagagaaacagataccaaatcgtaatttactatccttgcccaaatcaatgcactggtacacctagtgaaatctccttaggctacccagttcaaaaattgatgaaaaaataaaactaaatgattgggagttacttgccaacttggaagtagagttcttttaattttctatcctaagtatttaagttctatggcatgaattatctgaaatcacaaactaaacaattacctaaccccaacttttaactgcaacattatgcaatgcttcaaactcatttagataccagattgttacaatgaaacatcatcttttagacacacatttagcctagattatccccaagaaacaatctataataacctttaaaacagactagatgagagaaaatatctctccaggttttgaacttcatttaattatgactcctatcagTGACACCATAGATTTccccatgagtggaccagatgttctcacatagGGGCAATTATtggtgtaaaatcaagggtctcagtgtgactgaTTTTACTGCATTCaggtggagtaatccttacagtgcagggaaagaaTGAGGAAATTCCCCAAAGCCATTTGCGAAAatggctctggcagctgctgggagtccctcagtgTCCCCTTTCACTTACAGGATTAGCTCCTTTGGATAGATCCAATCCTAGGCAATCTGGCATATCTCCTAATTTTCCAGTAGAGTCAGTTtttatctgccttaggtcttgGAAGGGGGAAGGGGGTATGTACTTTGATCGGCCCAAATTTTCgcttgattctttttcctcagtgagtccaagatttttctcttcatggcagatatcatagctaagtctacACTGTTGGtataatttaggattttcccttagagcaaagaaaatctgaacatacagcacctcacaccatttccttttttgtaaattttatcaaactgtaaaattgtattaaaattgatattttcctctggtggccaggtttctccatcagagagtttgtattgaggccaggccaagaaaatgaggcacTTTTTCTTGACTACCTGAGGTTCAAAtctatcccaatttttcaatattcaggctagtggtgcacctggcatattggagagagagaagctcctgtcTTGAGTGAGAAGAAAATAGGATTCAGGCACCCACACTGCGCAGGAGAAAACTGTTCTCATTAGGGACGTCTCCCTAAGCTTGAGCTTCCTAAACAGtccagaaaacccgtctctcaccttgctttgccaaggggtttctggccccctttagcaaagtgctagggtctcagtttgccctgtgccagagaccctgggaggattcagacttaagggccttactgctttcctcccgGCCACTAAAAACCCATTGCAAAAGAAAATTGTGCACTTTTTGTCGCCTTTGCTCTGCAGACTAGCAGATTACCAGAggagttgattctaaaaatgcCTCTCTTAACAGCATAAGgaacacagcacattttaaacattggggCAGTAAAACAACCTAGTAaaagttacctatgcaccttagggaacctgggcagattttactaattatcccatgcctttctttcagtcctacaacctgaattgctaacatttctgacccatgaaggaaggggagcatccaggagggattggatgcggggttgggagtgttgcatagcccatacggaggcaaatgtgattggggctttccctcagtgccattcatctaccaatcaccctagatacccctgagggctgtggggagggggctcaagagaaaggaaccttaagAACGCGTCTGAGTGTAGCCCAGACCGGaattccgcagttgttccaaactccttcctccacctccatgcatccgaggcagatcgggattcaggacactgtgtactcacgccaattgctctctgggcccagacagaaaagttggaagtgGCTTTGACAAAACCCAACATACCTGCTCTGTATTGAaaaggtgattgagagctgcctaggctgagaaacctctcacccgagtcttgaaAAGTGGTGGCTGCACTAATTGCGTTTAAGTAGCCGTCCAGTGCCCACCTTATcctcaagaaagagagaaagatgcacctcaaacagacatggggtgccTACACTTACCTCGGTGTAGAATCTCCGTATGGGACCTCCAATATGATACCACTGTTGACTGGTGACAAGTTCTttcttccccaatgttgaagaataacaccagaaaagcacacaccaaggcaaggtcagagtagaaattagaagtttattaaaggacagcagaaaagacttttcCCTGGggaaagaaggggacccaaaaggtggaatttgtggaagtgcggttgtctcccctttttataggtttggtgatggaatgtaggttggagggccccaggggtgggacacaggtgggccaaaagggcaggaaggacttttgggatgggcttatcacttctctgggatgggctatctccaaatctgttgggggctgttcattaat harbors:
- the LOC144372691 gene encoding LOW QUALITY PROTEIN: ubiquitin carboxyl-terminal hydrolase 17-like (The sequence of the model RefSeq protein was modified relative to this genomic sequence to represent the inferred CDS: substituted 1 base at 1 genomic stop codon), with amino-acid sequence MGNTCYMNAALQCLTYTPPLANYMLSQEHCQCCPRQRVCVLCVMQAHMTRALRHPGDVIQPLPALVHGFHTSWQEDAHEFLLFTLHAMQKACLRGHKQPGAHPKDPTLMHQIFGGCWRSQIKCLHCCGLSDTFDPYLDIMLDITAAPSVQHALEHSVKPEWLEGENAYQCGVCQKKRPACKTLTLQKAPKVLMLVLKRFSDLTGEKIAKHVRYPECLDMXPYMSQQGRGPLVYALYAVLVHAGVSCRSGHYYCYIKAGNGQWYKMDDAKVVACDTACVLSQCAYVLFYVQKSELETDNGSVSLGRETIALGPEDTILRATQGELQGDSYSKAGEPEERLVDSATGEITLDQWKFLQEQNQPKSEFNLRKVEFTLPPNVVVIHQSKHREKENINDKQEKYKQNKNTKYRGGEELVNTGQFPCLAGRPRATKKKNKQGKRTVIVV